A single window of Salvia splendens isolate huo1 chromosome 6, SspV2, whole genome shotgun sequence DNA harbors:
- the LOC121807283 gene encoding malate dehydrogenase, mitochondrial-like, translating to MTRDDLFKINAGIVKSLCEAISKYCPNALVNMISNPVNSTVPIAAEVFKKKGVYDERRLFGVTTLDVVRAKTFYAGKANVNVADVNIPVIGGHAGITILPLFSQVYLPMLALKDLMESLMWWNVRLCNQL from the exons ATGACCCGTGATGACCTCTTCAAGATCAATGCCGGCATTGTCAAATCACTTTGTGAGGCAATTTCCAAATATTGCCCCAAT GCTCTTGTGAATATGATAAGCAACCCCGTGAATTCAACGGTACCAATTGCTGCTGAAGTCTTCAAGAAGAAGGGAGTATATGATGAGAGGAGACTCTTTGGTGTAACCACTCTTGATGTTGTTAGAGCCAAAACGTTCTACGCTGGCAAGGCCAATGTCAATGTTGCTG ATGTTAATATACCTGTTATTGGTGGCCATGCTGGAATTACTATTCTCCCCTTGTTTTCACAA GTATATTTGCCGATGCTTGCTTTAAAGGACTTAATGGAGTCCCTGATGTGGTGGAATGTTCGTTTGTGCAATCAACTGTGA